AGGGACATTTATATCAAGTAAGTCTATTAAATCCTTGTCTCTTGTAAGCTCCTTAAATTTCACTGCATCAATAAGGCCCTGTGACTCAAGTATCTCAGCAATCTTATCAATACTATAGCCCGGCTGGATCATCACCTTACGGTAATTTACCTTACCATATTTAAAGAACAGGAGTATGTCGAAAAGATTCCTCTTCGGAGGAAACACATATTCTCCGGCCATTATCTCCTTTTCAGATACCATAACCTTTCCGGCGATGAGAAATAAGGTACTACTCCTGATGAAGCCCTGTTCCTCAAGATTTTTTGCTATCCATCTTAGAGTAACCCCTTCCGGTACATAAAACTCACGGCCCTCTGAATTATCAATTTTAAGAGTTGTAAAAAAACTACTATAACCTGTTATGGTCAACAGTAATATCAATACTGCTACTACACCTATTATGGCTGCGACCTGGCTGATTTTAATTTTCATCGTCATCCGAAAATCCTCGTTGCTCACCCCCACCCTGACCCTCCCCCCTCAAGGGGGAGGGAATTATGAGGTTTCCTCTGCTGCTTAAATAATCCTGCAGGATTATCACTGCTGCCAGCTTATCAATTACCTTCTTACGTTTGCCCCTGCTCATGTCTGCATCAATCAATGTTTTCTCAATAAACTTAGTGCTCAGCCTCTCATCAAAGAGTTTAATTGGAATTTTTATCTCCTGTTTAAGTTCTTCGACAAATTTACTGACCTTGTCACCCTGTATGCCCATAGTCCCGTTCATCATAACAGGCATACCTATAACTATCTCTTCAACGTTATATTCTTCGATAATATCTTTAATCTGTGTGAGATAATTTTGAGAAGCTCGGTCTATAGTAAGCAGGCTGTGTGCAGAGATTTCAAGCTCATCACATATAGCAACACCGATTCGTCTGTCTCCAACATCAAGGGCAAGGATACGCATTTTTCATCCAAAAGTCTCCATAGCTCACCCTCCCCCTAACCCCCTCCCGTCAAGGGAGGGGGAATAAACGTAGCACCCTCCCCCCTCAAGGGGGAGGGGATAATAAGGAAAGAGGGCAGCCATTCACTACTTGCTGTTTTCCTTCTTAATTCTTACATCTGCTTACTGCTCACTGTTTACTACTCAGTGCCTTTATTCTCTTCCAGCTTTTGCAGGCGGCCGGTTAATTCCTGCACGTTCTTTTCAAGTGTTTCAATATCTTTCCTGTTGGGCAGGTTCAGTTTTTCAAGGGTCTTCTGGACAATATCGGTAACCTTTTTATCAATCTCTTCTGTCCCCTTTTCTGCCTTTTCCATGAC
The sequence above is a segment of the Nitrospirota bacterium genome. Coding sequences within it:
- a CDS encoding phasin family protein, which produces MFDTVRKALLAGLGAQEKAKELVEELMKKGELNQSDGAKLLKEVMEKAEKGTEEIDKKVTDIVQKTLEKLNLPNRKDIETLEKNVQELTGRLQKLEENKGTE
- the ruvX gene encoding Holliday junction resolvase RuvX, translated to MRILALDVGDRRIGVAICDELEISAHSLLTIDRASQNYLTQIKDIIEEYNVEEIVIGMPVMMNGTMGIQGDKVSKFVEELKQEIKIPIKLFDERLSTKFIEKTLIDADMSRGKRKKVIDKLAAVIILQDYLSSRGNLIIPSPLRGEGQGGGEQRGFSDDDEN